In one window of Mercurialis annua linkage group LG4, ddMerAnnu1.2, whole genome shotgun sequence DNA:
- the LOC126678664 gene encoding uncharacterized protein LOC126678664 yields MSSSSDDFLSGFQVDLDVPMGGPDVPVANVIPGDIVVAGAPVDIPLASAEVALPEVIVINDDDGDDLAVPVGDEAIPSLLPPLASSIVSGGVGGVALEGPVVADSGEISLGRDPDSPSRKRRRVVDDSPTRESFPGSSSSAPDLVQWVEGQDPASLLNPRVLAEYIRTLAIPDDVTWFCGRPGQELSDLACFHGFSALQSVLVLNDRRQCAEEEVERLSALLATSESERAKLKASLEEHDSLLAQLKAQDAINDRQVKVIEKKTDDLTQEIEELIRINSLVGGERDSLRSEVEGLHIRLLDTKAFYSALISEYRLAIGKKLLEQNPNIDLSGVNGLDPQAIARDLLVKISKDRV; encoded by the exons atgtcttcttcttctgacgatttcctttccggatttcaagtagatttggacgttccgatgggtggtcctgacgttcctGTCGCCAACGttattcctggcgacattgTCGTGGCTGGAGCTCCTGTTGATATCCCCCTAGCTTCCGCCGAGGTAGCGTTGCCTGAGGTTATTGTTataaatgatgatgatggtgatgactTGGCTGTTCCAGTCGGCGACGAGGCGATTCCGTCACtacttccccctctagcatcatctatcgtttcggggggagttgggggtgtggccttagaggggcctgttgttgctgattcgggggagatttctctaggtcgagacccggattctccgtctagaaaAAGACGTCGAGTTGTCGATGATTCTCCTAcgagggagagttttcctggaagctcttcttctgctccagacttggttcaatgggtcgaaggtcaggatcctgccagtttgctgaatccgagagtgctagcggaatatatccggactttggcgattcctgatgatgtcacgtggttctgtggtaggccgggtcaggagctttccgatctggcttgttttcatggtttctct gcccttcaatctgttctggtattgaacgaccgccgacagtgtgccgaggaggaggtcgagcgtctgtctgctcttttggcgacttccgagtctgaaagggcgaaattgaaggcctctttggaagagcatgattcccttctggcgcagctcaaggcgcaggatgcgattaatgatcgccaagtgaaagtgattgagaaaaagaccgatgacttgactcaagagatcgaggagctcattcggatcaattcccttgttggtggggagagggatagtcttagatcggaggttgaaggtcttcacatccgtctgctagatacgaaggctttttactctgccctgataagcgagtatcgccttgcgattgggaagaagcttctggagcagaatcccaatattgatctttctggggtcaacgggttggatccccaggccatcgcccgTGATCTCCTCGTCAAGATTTCTAAAGACCGTGTTTAG